In Lathyrus oleraceus cultivar Zhongwan6 chromosome 2, CAAS_Psat_ZW6_1.0, whole genome shotgun sequence, the DNA window AATTGAATTATTATATAATTTTTATCTTTAATTTTGCTATCATTTAATTTGTATTTTACTTAAAAACGTTGGACCAGAAATGTAGCTGAGGTAGTTTTTATATACGAGTTGGACACAGTCAAACATGAGTTAACTTAAAAAGTTATAGAAAAGTGGAGTTTGTCTAGTTTTATCTTCCATATTAGATAATGTGATTTAGTTAGCAAAAAAATAGGAGTTAGAATAGGGTAAATGATTTTTATTCAAACTAGGACTCTCTCTTATATATTTCAACACACTAACACTATTGTTCATGTAGTTAAAAATCACATTCACTCAAATCATGGAATCTTCATCTTTGCAACAAGAAAAATGCAATAATGGTGAGGATACTAGAAATATTGTGTTAAAAAAAGGAACATGGTCAAAGGAAGAGGATCAATTATTAAGAGAATATGTGACAAAATATGGAGTTGGAAAGTGGGATTCCGTACGAAAGAAAACAAAACTTGTTCGAGATGGAAAAAGTTGTCGTATAAGATGGTTAAATCATCTAAATCCAATTTTAAAAAAGTGCTCGTTCAATGAAGAAGAAGGAAGAAAACTTATTCATCTCTATAATGAGTTAGGACCAAAATGGTCTCAAATAGTTTCACAGGTTTGTTTATTCATGCTTCACTCTTATAGgaaaaaaaaaaatatttttataaataaaaaattaaagtTTATTAGGCTTTCTATAATTGTAACCATTTATAATaggtaatgatttttttttttttatgttcGTTAAGATTAGGGTTTTTTTGTTAATAATTTTTTGCATGAAGTCTACTTATTAATTAATAACCAATTTTTTTTTAGAATAATCGATAATTGATTATATAAttattttgaatttgtttttgttGTGACAGTTTCCTGGAAGAACCGATAATGAGTTAAAGAATTTTATTAATTCCAAAAAAAGGAGTTTAAAAAACTCTAGAAAGTACCTCATTGGAGAAAGCATAAACCAAGTTGATGAGTTGAATAACAATGTTGGAGAAATTAGTAACCAACAAAATAATGCCTCCCAAGAAGAAGAAACGGCTCTACCAAGAATGGAATTTGATCATCAAGTAGATATTCTACATGGTAACTATCTTCTTGATCAAAATTATGGTAACAACTTTGAACAATTTTCAACGTTGGCTGATGATTCAAGTACTTGTTTTAACAATCACGGTGTCCCAACATTGGATGATAGGTGAATAGACAATTtaatgtttttattttctttttaaaatt includes these proteins:
- the LOC127121780 gene encoding transcription factor MYB14; its protein translation is MESSSLQQEKCNNGEDTRNIVLKKGTWSKEEDQLLREYVTKYGVGKWDSVRKKTKLVRDGKSCRIRWLNHLNPILKKCSFNEEEGRKLIHLYNELGPKWSQIVSQFPGRTDNELKNFINSKKRSLKNSRKYLIGESINQVDELNNNVGEISNQQNNASQEEETALPRMEFDHQVDILHGNYLLDQNYGNNFEQFSTLADDSSTCFNNHGVPTLDDRFPSYFQDLEDIVPSFSSSNMFFDQDLPPYNIDMDYQFPQEIYSDQYLQNPDLSSNMFFDQDLPPYNIDMDYQFPQEMHSDKYLQNPILSYEEPQYEILEPWLLSECVPL